From the genome of Novipirellula aureliae, one region includes:
- a CDS encoding AAA family ATPase: protein MDNDLIELIRSAGDREALDRAIHGDFPGARVHIHTTDFGMQLKLTQPGMLRDLTAAELSDGTLRFLLLVAALLTPRPPELMVLNEPDNSLHPDLVPAFARLITLAAERSQVIVVSHSQPLVEQLESDEICASSDLKSDSVKRSCKMQTCSVNAAGIGRRDEQGSFVEVTSLNEVAHLE from the coding sequence ATGGATAACGATTTGATCGAGTTGATCCGGTCAGCAGGAGACCGCGAGGCACTTGACCGAGCAATCCATGGCGATTTTCCTGGTGCCCGCGTTCACATCCACACAACCGATTTTGGGATGCAGTTGAAGTTGACTCAGCCAGGCATGCTGCGTGACTTAACCGCTGCGGAACTCTCGGACGGCACGCTTCGTTTTCTATTATTGGTTGCAGCCCTGCTAACGCCACGTCCACCCGAGTTGATGGTGCTCAATGAGCCGGACAACAGTCTCCATCCTGATCTCGTTCCCGCGTTCGCACGTCTCATCACTCTGGCTGCCGAGCGGAGCCAAGTGATTGTGGTAAGCCATAGCCAGCCCCTCGTCGAGCAACTCGAGTCGGACGAGATTTGCGCCTCCTCCGACTTGAAAAGCGACTCGGTGAAACGATCATGCAAGATGCAAACCTGCTCAGTCAATGCGGCTGGAATTGGCCGGCGCGATGAACAGGGGAGTTTCGTGGAAGTCACTTCATTAAACGAAGTAGCTCATCTCGAATAA
- a CDS encoding poly(ADP-ribose) glycohydrolase domain-containing protein, with product MPRAILCPITAPATETGCSIPARCLGAAAHALFAEGYLPLALNFANGFVPGNGFMRDTTGQEETRCRPSALCVSLFDDPMYIGGMGMRVFAYDPF from the coding sequence ATGCCGAGAGCGATCTTATGCCCTATTACCGCACCAGCAACCGAAACGGGTTGCTCGATCCCCGCACGTTGTTTAGGGGCCGCAGCCCATGCTCTATTCGCAGAAGGGTATCTTCCCCTGGCTCTCAATTTCGCGAATGGCTTTGTGCCTGGTAATGGTTTTATGCGGGACACGACGGGTCAAGAGGAAACGCGTTGTCGCCCCAGTGCGTTGTGCGTCTCGCTTTTCGATGATCCGATGTATATTGGGGGCATGGGGATGAGGGTGTTCGCGTATGACCCGTTTTAA
- a CDS encoding TlpA disulfide reductase family protein, producing MDKNTIRRGLRGVIFLVTCTVLVSATATAQPSKLEPTLVAGSEVNLSSVMAAEWVQGEAPTTFEPGKVYMFECWATWCGPCIALIPHVNELHEKYYDKGLRVYGMSSWEDDKGKVEKFVQKKGAGMSYPVAYTGEGSAFETEWLTAAGVKAIPYAFIVRNGKLLLSTEASRLTDSLVETLLSGDEGAKQAAAEIKAAYDARDKTESLIKELHSARRRGDVTKMAAIINELESLDPNHPQIPTLKLQLLVARKEWPAAVAALNEMPASESKNSFLMMTGMRIAMSNGHNYPTDFTKALTASYYELVKNSGQSIGPNHFACLSILHWRIGDKQTAAITADKGVEVAMNFSGASESRTGAFVRFAKSVKEGTMPKYSDLAMWQREAKEKATATETESSQDNE from the coding sequence TTGGACAAGAATACGATCCGTCGTGGACTGCGCGGTGTGATATTCCTCGTCACTTGCACGGTTTTGGTTTCGGCAACCGCCACCGCCCAACCATCCAAGCTTGAACCCACACTTGTCGCTGGTTCTGAAGTCAACCTTTCCTCCGTCATGGCAGCCGAGTGGGTGCAGGGGGAGGCGCCGACAACTTTTGAGCCTGGAAAAGTCTACATGTTTGAGTGCTGGGCCACATGGTGTGGCCCTTGCATCGCGTTGATTCCACACGTGAATGAACTCCACGAAAAATATTACGATAAAGGCCTGCGGGTCTATGGCATGAGTAGTTGGGAGGACGACAAAGGCAAGGTGGAGAAATTCGTTCAGAAAAAAGGCGCAGGCATGTCCTATCCGGTCGCCTATACGGGCGAGGGTTCGGCCTTCGAAACCGAATGGCTAACGGCGGCAGGCGTGAAGGCCATTCCCTACGCATTCATCGTCAGGAACGGAAAGCTGTTGCTTTCAACGGAAGCCTCTCGACTCACGGATTCGCTGGTTGAGACGCTGCTTTCTGGTGATGAAGGCGCGAAGCAGGCCGCCGCCGAAATCAAAGCCGCCTACGATGCTCGCGACAAAACGGAGAGCCTGATCAAAGAATTGCACTCCGCACGCCGCCGGGGGGACGTGACGAAGATGGCTGCTATCATCAACGAACTGGAGTCGCTCGATCCCAATCACCCACAGATCCCCACACTGAAACTCCAACTGCTGGTTGCTCGCAAGGAGTGGCCCGCCGCGGTTGCAGCTCTCAACGAAATGCCCGCGAGCGAATCCAAGAACTCGTTCCTGATGATGACCGGCATGCGCATTGCGATGAGCAATGGACACAATTATCCGACCGACTTCACCAAAGCCTTAACGGCCTCCTATTATGAACTAGTCAAGAACAGCGGACAGTCAATTGGCCCAAATCACTTTGCATGCCTGAGTATTCTTCACTGGAGGATCGGTGATAAGCAGACCGCTGCCATCACCGCCGACAAGGGTGTGGAAGTCGCCATGAACTTTTCGGGGGCAAGCGAATCCCGTACAGGAGCTTTCGTGCGATTCGCAAAATCCGTGAAAGAAGGCACCATGCCAAAGTATTCAGATCTGGCCATGTGGCAGCGTGAGGCAAAGGAAAAAGCCACAGCCACCGAAACAGAGTCCTCGCAGGACAATGAATAA
- a CDS encoding rhodanese-like domain-containing protein yields MSPGDLIIRLCDLGFGAIEATRRLFGRPRVKTITTSDLHAAMNSDHSRPVLVDVRSQSEQAVSRIPGAMTQQEYEASVEELANRQVVVYCTVGGRSYLYARNLVAAGVDATNYRDSILGWCRDGLPLESPDKQATNAVHPYWRIFQVPDQYEVKT; encoded by the coding sequence ATGTCACCCGGTGATCTGATCATTCGGCTTTGCGATCTTGGCTTTGGAGCAATCGAAGCGACACGTCGATTGTTTGGACGACCGAGGGTGAAAACGATCACGACGTCGGATCTTCACGCTGCGATGAATTCAGATCACTCGCGGCCGGTGCTGGTCGACGTTCGCAGCCAATCGGAACAAGCAGTCTCCCGAATTCCAGGTGCGATGACGCAGCAGGAATACGAAGCCAGCGTGGAGGAATTGGCAAACCGGCAAGTTGTTGTTTACTGCACCGTAGGTGGACGCAGTTATTTGTACGCCCGGAATCTGGTCGCCGCAGGCGTCGACGCGACGAACTATCGTGACAGCATTCTGGGCTGGTGCCGCGATGGGTTACCGCTCGAATCCCCTGACAAACAAGCCACGAACGCCGTCCATCCGTACTGGCGAATCTTTCAGGTGCCGGATCAATACGAAGTGAAAACTTGA
- a CDS encoding heparinase II/III domain-containing protein produces MLKEDALRDLKRQAENDEVLQRFVREVCRQADNRLDDPKLLYEKRGPRLLHVSKSCVERIYDLGIAWRWTGEKKYAEKMKENLLAVCDFPDWNPSHFLDTAEMCHAVGIGYDWIYDYLDEKTRDRIRSSLVELGLKPGIERYKSGYKHFTYAYNWNQVCNGGLLIGALAVAESEPETAGFVVTHALQNLPTAIRSYGPDGVWAEGIGYWKYATSYTGFALTALETALGSDFGLSKIPGLSQTGYVPIYFTSPTGLLFSFADAGDFQKRKSAACMFWLARTFNNPHFSDSEHDLVGADDVSPFHILWYAPPSGKTPPARELDRLLRGDVETALFRSDWDDPEALFVGVKAGSNQAHHGHLDLGNFEMDALGVRWARDLGSDNYNLPEYWSYQEGGTRWTYYRLGSFSHNVPVLGGKNQNANALARLTHFQSNEAFPFAQVDLTDAYAAYAAKALRGVAMTDNRRAVLVQDEFEIESPCQVLWGMTTDATITLENPGLAHLSCKGKQLTARILSPAGAAFTVESAEQLPPQKRNEGVSRLVIRLPETKGPLTIAVLLSPQWKDGVSIKNVAVKPLEEW; encoded by the coding sequence ATGCTCAAAGAGGACGCCCTGCGGGATTTGAAACGACAAGCTGAAAATGACGAGGTTCTCCAGCGATTTGTGCGCGAGGTTTGTCGACAGGCCGATAACCGTCTTGATGACCCGAAACTCCTCTATGAGAAGCGCGGTCCGAGGCTTCTCCACGTCAGCAAGTCCTGTGTGGAACGCATCTACGACCTCGGGATTGCCTGGCGATGGACAGGGGAGAAAAAGTACGCCGAGAAGATGAAGGAAAACCTCTTGGCCGTGTGCGACTTTCCCGACTGGAACCCCAGCCATTTCCTCGATACCGCCGAGATGTGTCATGCCGTTGGAATCGGTTACGACTGGATCTATGACTATCTGGACGAGAAGACTCGCGACCGTATTCGATCGTCACTTGTCGAATTGGGACTTAAGCCGGGCATCGAGCGATACAAGAGCGGCTACAAACACTTCACGTATGCCTATAACTGGAATCAGGTCTGTAACGGAGGGCTCCTGATCGGCGCGTTAGCGGTCGCCGAGTCCGAGCCCGAAACGGCGGGGTTCGTCGTGACCCATGCCCTTCAGAATTTACCGACAGCGATTCGTTCTTACGGGCCCGATGGCGTCTGGGCCGAGGGGATCGGCTATTGGAAATATGCAACAAGCTACACCGGCTTTGCACTGACTGCGTTGGAGACCGCGCTAGGATCGGATTTTGGCCTTTCCAAAATCCCGGGGCTGTCCCAGACCGGATACGTCCCCATTTATTTTACATCTCCGACGGGACTTCTTTTCAGTTTCGCGGATGCAGGAGACTTCCAGAAGCGAAAGTCGGCCGCCTGCATGTTCTGGCTTGCCCGAACGTTCAATAACCCCCACTTTTCGGATTCCGAACACGATCTCGTTGGGGCCGACGACGTCAGCCCCTTTCACATCCTCTGGTATGCGCCTCCATCGGGCAAGACACCTCCTGCACGGGAATTGGATCGTCTTTTGAGAGGCGACGTCGAAACAGCCCTGTTCCGAAGCGACTGGGATGATCCCGAGGCACTCTTTGTCGGTGTCAAGGCTGGCAGCAACCAAGCGCATCACGGTCATCTGGATCTAGGCAATTTTGAGATGGACGCTCTCGGCGTTCGCTGGGCCAGAGATCTTGGCAGCGACAACTACAATCTGCCGGAGTACTGGAGTTATCAAGAGGGCGGCACGCGTTGGACCTACTATCGGCTGGGCTCTTTCAGTCACAACGTACCCGTGCTCGGCGGCAAGAACCAGAATGCCAACGCCCTTGCCAGACTCACGCACTTTCAGTCGAACGAGGCGTTCCCATTCGCCCAGGTGGACCTGACCGACGCCTATGCCGCGTATGCCGCAAAAGCACTTCGAGGTGTGGCGATGACTGACAACCGCCGCGCTGTCCTCGTCCAGGACGAGTTCGAGATCGAGAGTCCCTGCCAGGTCCTCTGGGGCATGACGACCGATGCCACGATCACTCTCGAAAACCCCGGACTTGCTCATTTGAGTTGCAAAGGCAAGCAGCTAACTGCCCGAATCCTGTCTCCCGCGGGCGCCGCTTTCACCGTCGAGTCGGCCGAGCAGCTTCCTCCGCAAAAACGCAATGAAGGTGTCAGCCGCCTCGTCATCCGTCTGCCCGAAACCAAGGGGCCACTAACCATCGCCGTCCTCCTGTCACCCCAATGGAAGGACGGCGTCTCGATAAAAAACGTGGCGGTCAAGCCCCTCGAAGAATGGTAA
- a CDS encoding VWA domain-containing protein has product MQTRDELYAAQKEASEREDLILFINTCFAATGQTEYYSSRSCGQVSIDFLHRYVLANYRTVYRRVLAAGVNDFNRARMVLNLLAAGAPTDKAGRDEEGKLLSATLRGLPANRVFALFARLRKAKINNRRSRAVVRDYLRWRSNPAFDAVKYRTKVRVAARHAHLDLGREIGHFLFRLKDQKHFETPLFDSFLRAHYSKQAVYELPYSVAEGFASRHEIPRLEFLRKIEPQMTHAEKQRMQSTAERVGIEKPISDMSRTPLTKLATYVIGLPIEQRRNRVAELHDALNAAAEKALRKRPLNIGKVAAVLDRSRSTWGSRERRRRPLAVAVAVHYLLAASANEMRSFWSPSRIDDSTAVAAHDHVLLVEAGGQTDLGSPLLAAIEWQPDNIIIVSDGYENAPADAVAQIVHAYRKRLSRTHPIAFIHANPVFDPDHFSPKPLGGSLTTIGLRDAEDLGASLGFAKFASGEASQTQLETYLGKLSADLIGDSHV; this is encoded by the coding sequence TTGCAAACCCGTGATGAGTTGTACGCCGCTCAGAAAGAGGCGAGCGAGCGGGAAGATTTGATCCTGTTCATCAATACGTGCTTCGCGGCGACTGGGCAAACGGAATACTACTCCAGTCGAAGTTGCGGGCAGGTGTCCATCGACTTTCTGCACCGTTATGTGCTGGCGAACTACCGCACCGTCTATCGGCGTGTGCTGGCGGCGGGAGTGAACGATTTCAACCGGGCTCGCATGGTGTTGAATCTTCTCGCTGCGGGAGCCCCCACGGACAAGGCGGGACGTGATGAAGAGGGCAAACTGCTTTCGGCGACGCTGCGGGGGTTACCGGCCAATCGCGTCTTTGCGTTGTTTGCACGCTTGCGTAAAGCCAAGATCAACAACCGACGAAGCCGGGCGGTCGTTCGCGACTATCTCAGATGGCGATCCAATCCTGCTTTCGATGCCGTGAAATACCGAACCAAAGTTCGTGTCGCCGCTCGTCACGCCCATCTCGACCTCGGTCGAGAGATAGGACATTTCTTGTTTAGGTTGAAGGACCAAAAACACTTTGAGACGCCTTTGTTCGATTCGTTCTTGCGTGCTCATTATTCCAAGCAAGCGGTTTACGAATTGCCTTACTCGGTCGCGGAGGGATTCGCATCGCGTCACGAAATTCCCAGGCTAGAGTTCTTGCGGAAAATCGAACCGCAGATGACGCATGCTGAAAAGCAGCGTATGCAGTCGACTGCCGAACGAGTTGGCATTGAAAAGCCGATCAGCGATATGTCTCGCACACCGCTCACCAAGCTAGCGACGTATGTGATCGGTTTACCGATCGAGCAACGCCGCAATCGGGTGGCGGAACTACATGACGCATTGAATGCGGCGGCGGAAAAAGCATTGCGAAAACGACCTCTGAACATCGGCAAGGTCGCTGCGGTTTTGGACCGCAGTCGATCGACGTGGGGATCGCGAGAACGACGACGGCGGCCGTTGGCAGTCGCCGTCGCCGTCCACTACCTGCTGGCCGCCAGTGCGAACGAGATGCGGTCGTTTTGGTCGCCGTCTCGTATCGACGACTCGACTGCGGTGGCGGCACACGATCATGTGCTCTTGGTCGAAGCCGGTGGGCAAACCGATTTGGGATCGCCGCTTCTCGCGGCGATCGAGTGGCAACCCGACAACATCATCATTGTTTCCGACGGTTACGAGAATGCACCGGCCGATGCCGTGGCCCAGATCGTTCACGCTTACCGTAAGCGGCTTTCACGAACCCACCCGATCGCCTTTATTCATGCCAATCCCGTGTTCGATCCAGATCACTTTTCGCCGAAACCGCTGGGCGGTTCGTTGACCACGATCGGACTTCGCGATGCAGAGGATCTCGGTGCCTCACTGGGGTTTGCAAAATTTGCATCCGGCGAAGCCTCACAAACACAACTCGAAACCTACCTCGGAAAGCTCTCGGCGGATTTAATCGGGGACAGTCATGTCTGA
- a CDS encoding OmpH family outer membrane protein, which yields MLTNSIASTASIRFEQSSNQSSEVLRWFGKAAIAFATLAGFVLAPAPVSAQQAASTHPPGHRVALIDVTYILKNLPAIKAQISKLEADLEKHKAELKQKRDTLKQSVEQLKTLKVGTADYARQEEYVANLESALRSYTIYKHRELSDAEAKTYYDSYQRMTAVVRAIATRNNINLVLRFNSEDIDSEQNDSVTRGIMRNVVYHDSTVNMTNTVLQYLKEQTNRSQFATIVNPSSDTNR from the coding sequence GTGTTGACAAATTCTATCGCATCCACGGCTTCAATACGGTTCGAGCAATCTTCAAACCAATCGAGCGAGGTGCTGCGATGGTTTGGCAAGGCTGCGATCGCGTTTGCCACGCTTGCGGGTTTTGTTTTGGCTCCCGCACCGGTTTCGGCCCAGCAAGCGGCGTCAACGCATCCACCCGGTCACCGCGTTGCGCTGATCGATGTCACCTACATTCTTAAGAATCTACCAGCGATCAAAGCACAAATCAGCAAGCTCGAAGCCGACTTGGAAAAACACAAGGCCGAACTCAAACAAAAGCGAGACACCTTGAAACAGTCCGTGGAGCAACTAAAGACACTGAAGGTCGGTACGGCCGACTACGCCAGACAAGAAGAATATGTGGCGAATCTGGAATCGGCATTGCGGTCGTACACAATTTACAAACATAGAGAGCTCAGTGACGCCGAGGCCAAAACTTATTACGACAGTTATCAGCGAATGACTGCAGTAGTGCGGGCCATTGCGACCCGCAACAACATCAACCTGGTACTGCGTTTTAACAGCGAAGACATCGATTCGGAGCAAAACGATTCCGTCACCCGTGGTATCATGAGAAACGTCGTCTATCACGACAGTACCGTTAACATGACCAACACGGTGTTGCAGTATTTGAAAGAACAGACGAACAGGTCGCAATTTGCAACCATCGTTAACCCATCGTCGGACACCAACCGTTGA
- a CDS encoding ARPP-2 domain-containing protein: MSDRARVLKGLQLDGLTMAPPQVLGGVRLVPLLRDSQRDDLRLSRRVYPENFACVEVDPKTVYTSYVPHGLVANWTTDGGAVYGSQMSQAAKKKDGKSYGQFITARNMSCRGLRKMARREGKTQLRFLPLHVAMEGLLALHFGGPDIAWTEYSTAVMRSGLSPRSETVVSGDQIAGLDDALRLFEIHENQVGMLIFVSDDLASAFVVPHRDDYAALHHTLITDFYGELIWQYGFYATENRIAPEPIDVDSIDSIADLRREIDALRTRWSEMNAMMAPAMINRVYRSERVYRFKPFNLERFISDLDPSAENHIGEAIYADDGTLQYMKTYRLSSSQTRRAYLLSQLAGHDWNLELCALALGCRKNELILRLENAGFGYMLHQHVLDGARAKEKRLLS; encoded by the coding sequence ATGTCTGATCGAGCAAGAGTGTTGAAAGGTCTGCAACTCGACGGTCTCACGATGGCTCCGCCACAGGTGTTGGGTGGAGTGCGTTTGGTGCCCCTCCTCCGCGATAGTCAACGTGACGACTTGCGGTTGTCACGCCGTGTTTATCCGGAAAACTTCGCCTGTGTGGAGGTTGATCCCAAGACCGTCTACACCAGCTATGTTCCACATGGATTGGTTGCCAATTGGACGACCGACGGTGGAGCCGTTTATGGATCGCAGATGTCCCAAGCGGCGAAGAAGAAAGATGGAAAGTCGTATGGACAATTCATCACGGCCCGGAATATGAGTTGCAGGGGTCTTCGCAAGATGGCTCGGCGGGAAGGCAAGACGCAACTGCGGTTCCTGCCGTTGCATGTCGCGATGGAAGGTTTGCTGGCTTTGCACTTCGGTGGCCCCGACATCGCGTGGACGGAGTATTCCACCGCCGTCATGCGAAGTGGGCTCTCACCTCGAAGTGAAACCGTTGTGTCCGGTGATCAGATCGCCGGTCTCGACGATGCACTGCGTCTGTTCGAGATTCACGAAAACCAAGTTGGCATGTTGATATTCGTTTCGGACGACTTGGCGTCGGCGTTCGTCGTGCCACATCGTGATGACTACGCCGCCTTGCATCACACACTGATCACCGACTTTTACGGCGAACTGATTTGGCAGTACGGGTTTTACGCGACCGAGAATAGGATCGCCCCCGAGCCGATTGACGTTGATTCGATTGACTCCATCGCCGACCTGCGCCGGGAAATCGATGCACTGCGAACCCGATGGAGCGAAATGAACGCGATGATGGCGCCGGCGATGATTAACCGAGTGTATCGCAGCGAGCGTGTGTACCGTTTCAAGCCGTTCAACTTAGAGCGTTTTATTTCCGATTTGGATCCGTCTGCCGAGAACCATATCGGCGAAGCGATCTATGCTGACGACGGAACGCTGCAGTATATGAAGACCTACCGACTGTCGTCATCGCAGACACGTCGGGCGTATTTGCTGAGCCAACTTGCTGGGCACGATTGGAACCTTGAACTTTGTGCTCTGGCGCTGGGCTGCCGTAAGAATGAGTTGATCCTGCGTCTCGAAAACGCCGGTTTCGGCTACATGCTGCACCAGCACGTCTTGGATGGTGCGAGGGCAAAGGAAAAACGATTGCTGAGTTGA